The genomic stretch aaGTTTCAAAATGCAAAGACTGAAGACTTATGGGACGCCTTGACTGAAGCATCTGGGAAGGATGTTCGTGGGGTCATGGATGTTTGGACCAAGAAGATTGGTTTTCCAGTTGTTAACGTGGAAGAAAATGGGAACAAGATTACATTTACCCAAAACCGTTATTTGTCTACAGGTGACGTCAAACCCGAAGAAGATAAGACCCTTTACCCAGTTTTCCTAGCTTTAAAAACCAAGGATGGAGTTGACACATCCTTGACATTGAACAAACGTTCTGAGACAATTGAGTTGAAGGATGCGGACTTCTTCAAGGTGAACGGTGACCAATCTGGTATTTACATAACCTCTTACTCGGACGAGAGATGGAAGAAATTGGGCCAACAGTCCAGTTTACTGTCTGTCGAAGACAGAACAGGATTGGTTGCTGATGCCAAGTCTTTGTCCCATTCCGGCTACACTTCcaccaaaaattttttggaactAATCGCTAACTGGAAAGATGAGAAGtcttttgttgtttgggaacaaattttgaacagtaTCTCTGGGTTGAAGACCACTTGGCTGTTCGAAGACCAAAAAGTGACAGAGGCGTTGGACGCATTCATTAGAGATTTGGTTATCAAGAAGACGAACGAATTGGGTTGGGACTTCTCAAGTAAGAATGACTCTTTCGCAACCCAACGTTTGAAGGTCTCTTTGTTTGGCGCTGCATGTGCTGCAAGAGAACCAAAAGTTGAATCTGTGGCTTTCGAAATGTTTGAGAAGTACGTGGCGGGTGACAAGAAGGCCATCCCTGCCCTAATCAAACCAATTGTTTTCAACACAGTGGCTAGAGCTGGCGGGAAGGAGAATTACGAAAAGGTCTACAATATTCTCCAAAATCCAACCTCCGCCGACGAAAAGTTGGCAGCGTTGAGAACCTTGGGTAGATTTAAGGAATCTGACCTGTTGGAGAGAACTCTGGGCTACTTGTTCGACGGAACAGTTCTGAGCCAGGATATTTACATCCCAATGCAAGGTATGAGAGGCTCTAAAGAAGGTGTTGAAGCACTTTGGAAATGgacacaaaaaaattgggaCGAACTGGTAAAGAGACTACCACCGGGTTTGTCTATGTTGGGTTCAGTAGTGATCATTTCCACCTCTGGGTTCACCTCTCTTGAAGCTAAGAAGCAGATCGAAGAATTCTTCAAGGACAAATCCACCAAGGGTTTCGACCAATCTCTGGCACAATCCTTGGACACTATTACTTCGAAGGCTCAATGGGTTGGTAGAGACAGTGATGTTGTTCTGAACTACTTGAAGGAGCACGGTTATTACACCAAGTGAAGATCTTTGATTCAGCTTTGTCTTTTTGTATCCCCTCTATCTATCGCTACTTACTGTATataaaaaggaaaaagattcaaaaatttgaaacGCGTTAAAAGAAGAGCGATGAGCTAATGGAAAAAGCTGAGGTTGCTCATTGCGCTGGGGGAATATCAGTAATCAAGCTCAATGGCGAACAGAAGAATTGTTTTACTACCAACGAATGCAATTGATGCAGCAACTGAGCTGAAAGTGTTTGATTTATGCCACCCGTCCAATAATTCTAGCAAGGCAAGAGTGAAACTTTTCGCTTGTGGTGCAGAAGACACAACTCAAATCTATCGGTTGGAGAAGTACAGTTTCAGTCAAGGCGGTAGATACACGGAAGTGAGCGATTTGGCAAACGAAAAGTACCACTACACGGGGGAAGGCGACCCTGTTAAGTCGATCATTATAGTTAATGAACAAGATAGGTCCGACGGGTATGTTATCG from Huiozyma naganishii CBS 8797 chromosome 6, complete genome encodes the following:
- the APE2 gene encoding metallo-aminopeptidase (similar to Saccharomyces cerevisiae AAP1 (YHR047C) and APE2 (YKL157W); ancestral locus Anc_5.285), with the protein product MSIVDREVLPTNVTPLHYDLQVEPNFETFKFDGAVSVTLKVNDDTVDTVSLNSIDIDFHTAKIGDVENAEIKLDNESQIAAIVFPKGTLAGKDEVTLDIKFTGVLNDNMAGFYRAKYEDKKTGKTKYMATTQMEPTDARRAFPCFDEPNLKATYAITLVSKPEFTHLSNMDVKEESVSNGKKVTTFNTTPKMSTYLVAFIVAELKYVECNDFRIPVRVYATPGDEHLGQFSADLTAKTLNFFEKSFGIKYPLPKMDNVAVHEFSAGAMENWGLVTYRVVDVLLDKENSTLDRIQRVAEVVQHELAHQWFGNLVTMDWWEGLWLNEGFATWMSWYSCNEFEPEWKVWEQYVTDNLQHALSLDSLRSSHPIEVPVKRADEINQIFDAISYSKGSSLLRMISKWLGEDIFIKGVSQYLKKFKFQNAKTEDLWDALTEASGKDVRGVMDVWTKKIGFPVVNVEENGNKITFTQNRYLSTGDVKPEEDKTLYPVFLALKTKDGVDTSLTLNKRSETIELKDADFFKVNGDQSGIYITSYSDERWKKLGQQSSLLSVEDRTGLVADAKSLSHSGYTSTKNFLELIANWKDEKSFVVWEQILNSISGLKTTWLFEDQKVTEALDAFIRDLVIKKTNELGWDFSSKNDSFATQRLKVSLFGAACAAREPKVESVAFEMFEKYVAGDKKAIPALIKPIVFNTVARAGGKENYEKVYNILQNPTSADEKLAALRTLGRFKESDLLERTLGYLFDGTVLSQDIYIPMQGMRGSKEGVEALWKWTQKNWDELVKRLPPGLSMLGSVVIISTSGFTSLEAKKQIEEFFKDKSTKGFDQSLAQSLDTITSKAQWVGRDSDVVLNYLKEHGYYTK